In Helianthus annuus cultivar XRQ/B chromosome 3, HanXRQr2.0-SUNRISE, whole genome shotgun sequence, a single window of DNA contains:
- the LOC110929027 gene encoding glycosyltransferase BC10, translating into MRGRGEKDEHVFKDSSVGLMRLLFVLILFVIGIIIGLVSSSHIDRYFTSQPNNFYMDYVTAAPAPTYTTSIAKISSSDHNCSSGSTVCKNDDCLSMDSFRMPKSLTHKMTDNELFWRASLVPDKPEYPFERVPKVAFMFMTRGPLPFLLLWERFFRGQDVNKYSIYVHTNPGVHLRISNSSVFYNRQIPSQDVRWGTVTLVDAERRLLGNALLDFSNERFVLLSESCIPVYNFPTIYKYLIGSTHSFLDSYDDPSRYGRGRYSRRMKPDIKLRDWRKGSQWFEIQRTLAIKIVSDTRYYKLFKWYCLPSCYPDEHYLPTFVNMFHGALNANRTVTYVDWSLGGPHPASFGAKDITVNLIQHIRNNGTTCSYNEERTSICFLFARKFSPDALGPLLRLPSTLLGF; encoded by the exons ATGAGGGGCAGAGGGGAGAAAGATGAACATGTGTTTAAAGATTCATCAGTTGGATTAATGAGGCTTCTCTTTGTTCTTATTCTGTTTGTGATCGGTATAATCATCGGGTTGGTTTCGAGTTCGCATATCGATCGGTATTTCACTTCACAGCCGAATAATTTTTATATGGATTATGTTACTGCTGCACCTGCACCAACTTACACCACTAGCATTGCAAAAATTAGTAGTTCTGATCATAATTGTAGTAGTGGTTCAACTGTTTGCAAGAATGATGATTGTTTGAGTATGGATAGCTTTAGAATGCCTAAGAGTCTGACCCATAAAATGACCGATAACGAGCTGTTTTGGAGGGCGTCGTTAGTGCCTGATAAACCCGAGTATCCATTTGAAAGAGTGCCTAAGGTTGCCTTTATGTTCATGACAAGAGGGCCTCTGCCATTCTTGCTGTTGTGGGAGCGGTTTTTTCGCGGTCAGGATGTGAATAAGTATTCGATTTATGTGCATACTAATCCTGGGGTTCATTTGAGGATTTCCAATTCTTCGGTTTTTTACAATCGGCAGATTCCTAGCCAG GATGTGAGATGGGGAACCGTCACACTTGTCGATGCTGAGAGACGACTTCTAGGCAACGCCTTGCTCGATTTTTCTAATGAGCGATTCGTTCTCCTATCAGAAAGCTGTATTCCAGTATACAACTTCCCAACCATATATAAATATCTCATTGGTTCAACCCACAGCTTCCTCGACTCGTATGATGACCCGTCTCGTTACGGGCGGGGCCGTTACAGTCGCAGAATGAAACCCGATATCAAGCTTCGTGATTGGAGGAAAGGGTCTCAATGGTTCGAGATTCAGCGCACTCTTGCCATCAAAATAGTCTCCGATACAAG GTACTATAAACTCTTCAAATGGTATTGCCTACCCTCTTGCTACCCGGATGAGCATTATCTACCAACGTTTGTGAACATGTTTCATGGTGCTCTTAACGCTAATCGGACGGTAACTTATGTTGATTGGTCTTTGGGGGGCCCACATCCAGCGAGTTTTGGCGCCAAAGACATTACAGTGAACTTAATACAACACATTAGAAACAATGGGACCACTTGTTCCTATAATGAAGAGAGAACTTCCATTTGCTTCTTGTTTGCTCGAAAGTTTAGCCCGGATGCGTTAGGCCCATTACTTCGTCTCCCATCGACACTACTCGGATTTTGA